TGGATTCAATCCAGTGTCGTTTTGAGTTTGTGTTCTGTTTTTAGGCAAAAATCTGAAGATCTACTTGTTCCATGATCCATTTGTAAGGCCCCCAACATTCTCGGAACCAGAAAAACAGCAAGAAATTTCTGAGCATTCAAaattctcctctctctctctctctcgtagaTCTCCCATGGCGGACGAATCTTACTGTAAACACAATTTGAAGATGGCAATGTTAAACCATGAACACACATTTCGTCACCAAgtaccttttcttcttcttcttcttcctccaccTCCCTTTATTTCCTCTTGTCTTTTTGTTTAACAGCGGCCAgagcattttatttttttgttgcagGTTTATGAGCTCCACCGATTGTACAGAATTCAGAAGGTTTTGATGAAGAACATAGCTGAAAACAGGGGAAAaacagaggaggaagaagaagaagaaggtgaagAGATTGAGTTTATTCAGGAAAGTGAGATTGAATTGACATTGGGGCCTTCCAGTTATAGTAATCAAGTTGGAgggagaagaaggaggaggaagaaattggGTGAATTAATGAAAGGAGGTTCCgattcttcctcttcctcgacCACTGGATCTGCGCCTAAAGGTGGAATTCTTTATCGAGATGGCGAGTTTCTCGGATTTCTCGAGCTTCAAGATGAAACCAGGCTTGCTCAACACCATCCAAATCCATGGCTTTGTCAAGTTGTAAGCCTTAATCTCACttgatttccatttttcttttttatgttattgattgcttttgtttttagtttttataattcCCTTGTCAATGGCTGATTAAGAGCCTTATCTGTGTACAAGTTTATAACCGAGTTAATATCATTATCACCCACCCTTTGCACATGACATACCATCTTGTCGTTGTTGATTTAAGCGTAGTTAGGTGGATAAGGCACAAGTTATCATCTCAAATTCAATCAAGGTCGAAAACGAATGTAGgttatgattatgataggAATGCGTAATACTCATCTATGATTGATAGAGGTCTGCAGCTGCTCATGTAAGGCTTAAATTAAGCTAAGTTAAACTAAAATAGTATAAGAATGAGgtatgtgagatcctacatccctgggatgtgaaaactttttcttaggagatgcgttttaaaaaccttgaggggaagtttagacggaaaagtccaaagaggacaatatcggctagccgcgggcttggaccgttacaaatggtattagatccaagctgagcctcgaaagggggtggacataagacggtgtgctagcaaggacgctgggtctcgaagggggtggatttggggtcCCACAtagattggagaaggaaacgagtgttagtgaggatgctgagccccgaagggaggtggattgtaagatcccacatcggttggggaggagaacgagcattctttgtaagggtgtggaaacctctctcaaTCAGGAAAGTCTAgaaggaaaaaccaaaaaaggacaatatctaccggcggtggacttgagttgttcaGTAGGTGCCTCTACCATGACAAGAACAGAAGATTCCCgtattgaaacaaaaaaaaaaaacaaaatgcatAAAAGGGGTTTGATTAAGGTATAAAATATGgaacaaaactcaaaaaagagCTGAGTTTGAAACATATTCTTTTAGGGACCATGAAGAATTGGGTGAGATAAACCGACCAAAACGTGCTGTTTCTGCAGCTATGTCCNttttttttttttttttttttataatccaAAAGCTTTTTGTAGAAAGAGATTCAATTATTCAGATTCAGACCCCACTAATTCTCAACCCTTTTATCTTATTACAAACACTAAGAAACAAAGAGGTTTTGAAACAATCCAAGGCTGGCTCAGGATACTGAATGCCGCCGGTCCTTGGCTCGCCTGACTCGGCCTTTCGAGTTCGATGCGACTCCATCGGCACGGACGAACGGGTAGAGGCGACCGAGCCTCTTCGACACAGAATTGATGAATGATTTCTTGGGTGGTGGAGGGTTCTCAGCAGCAGCCTGCAGTTgagtgtttgtttgtgaactgCTAATGGATGGCTTCTCAAACTCTCtcagtttcattttgattttgacaaCCTCCACCTTCAGTTCCTCATTCTCCCTTCTCAAAATGGAGAGCTCATCTAAAACTGGAGGCAACTCGACTCTGGTGACACCGTCATTCACGACATCTCGTAGCCGTTGCTGCTCGTAATATAGCACCTGCACAACGGTTTGAACGGGAAGACGATCGTTGTGTGCGGCGTGAGCGCACGCCTGTCTTGATAGCTTCTGGCAGTCCATTAAACTGCAtactttcttcctttccatATCACTCAAACCAGGATGAGCCTATGAATAGCCATACAACATGATGATTCAGTAAAAGGGTATCATCAAAAATGGGAATTTGATATTAAGACAGACTTGTTTCACCTTCAAGTAGATATCTATGGCCCTATAGATTCCATCTTCTGTAGCTCTTGAGTGTTCAGGAACAAGTTCAACAAGATTAATGAATTTTGTGAGAGATAAATTGGGATCCGAGGCAATTTCAGCCATATAATTCTCCATTAATTTTCCCACTCTTTCAAACTCGGCTGATGAGGGGAATGAAATGTGTTGAAACTCAACAAAATTGAGGAGGATCCGGTGAACAGTGTCAACATCAAACAATGTATGTCCAGTGAAGGCATATAATGGAATCAAAAGATCATCCAAAACAGCCTCTCCTAATTCTGCAcccattctcctctccaaatCTAACCGGCAAGCAACCGTCGTCTCGAGATATATCGCTGCACGGAGGAGCATCGACACAAAGCTAACCGATAACGCGTTTTTCTCCCTTGGCAGAAGACTCACTATTGTTTCCAATACAACTCTCTTCTCAtgctcttcttcttgttctgcctcaattttcttcctcctcttcccaAATACCTCCTGATGCACTAACTATGTTTACACAAcaacacaaaaacaacaaaaacaaacaaataaatcgGATCGGATCGAGATCTCACCAAGCCACGGAGCGATTTCTTCGCATACA
The Cucurbita pepo subsp. pepo cultivar mu-cu-16 chromosome LG16, ASM280686v2, whole genome shotgun sequence genome window above contains:
- the LOC111777668 gene encoding uncharacterized protein LOC111777668, with translation MADESYCKHNLKMAMLNHEHTFRHQVYELHRLYRIQKVLMKNIAENRGKTEEEEEEEGEEIEFIQESEIELTLGPSSYSNQVGGRRRRRKKLGELMKGGSDSSSSSTTGSAPKGGILYRDGEFLGFLELQDETRLAQHHPNPWLCQVVSLNLT
- the LOC111776987 gene encoding LOW QUALITY PROTEIN: BTB/POZ domain-containing protein SR1IP1-like (The sequence of the model RefSeq protein was modified relative to this genomic sequence to represent the inferred CDS: substituted 2 bases at 2 genomic stop codons), which gives rise to MADLEQHKKHLQSTAMKRTSEWIFSQEIPSDITVHVGEASFALHKFPLVSKCGHIRKLVSESSDADVTTSIELHDCPGGAEVFELAAMFCYGILKLXLYFLXRYEATAAEYLVMTEEYAVGNLVGRSEAYINEVALKSLSGAVSVLHMSQSLLPTAEKVKLVSRCIDAIAIVACKDTHWWAEDLTVLRIDIFQRVLLAMMSRGYKHYSLGPVLMLYAKKSLRGLEVFGKRRKKIEAEQEEEHEKRVVLETIVSLLPREKNALSVSFVSMLLRAAIYLETTVACRLDLERRMGAELGEAVLDDLLIPLYAFTGHTLFDVDTVHRILLNFVEFQHISFPSSAEFERVGKLMENYMAEIASDPNLSLTKFINLVELVPEHSRATEDGIYRAIDIYLKAHPGLSDMERKKVCSLMDCQKLSRQACAHAAHNDRLPVQTVVQVLYYEQQRLRDVVNDGVTRVELPPVLDELSILRRENEELKVEVVKIKMKLREFEKPSISSSQTNTQLQAAAENPPPPKKSFINSVSKRLGRLYPFVRADGVASNSKGRVRRAKDRRHSVS